The following proteins come from a genomic window of Malus sylvestris chromosome 4, drMalSylv7.2, whole genome shotgun sequence:
- the LOC126619901 gene encoding probable serine/threonine-protein kinase PBL1 — translation MGCFTGLKSKKKKSEQTIHIKRVPKEQKPTTLPEPKTRSLQSAPPSFRNRVKPIQPANRVVSNRARALSAPSTLDAADQDDLSEYEEPEDSKYRSGTVKEQLSPVPQPLPLPSPQVAAALRTTGSFKSVTNSGSLYASGPLPLPPTAALPTGTLPAGTLRNFLYEEIASACHNFSSDQCLSEGLSSIIYKASFGDDSSSSKKFEATVTRLHPSTQGLKEFINEINTLATLQHPNLCKLLGFHAREGSEQKMLVYERLNHGSLDRLLYGRSDKPPIDWNTRMKIALCAAQGLTFLHEEGPFQAMYYEFSTANVQIDKDFSAKLSGYGCVGQIPEAEISTNSVAVANLSMETLERGMLTPKSNVWSFGILLLELLTGRRNLDSRHSKEERNLVKWSRPFLADDCRLSLIMDPQLKGRFPSQAARRVADIAQKCLQKDPSERPTMRTVVEHLKIIQDMKHSCRFPLQEPAFAGKHMSRSPSLNGILTPAPRLSFSPSPPSAARPSISPTRRPALLMSLPPRACSSTLTFEELDRQESRKSSSSTLPRASVEGF, via the exons ATGGGGTGCTTCACAGGTTTgaagagcaagaagaagaagtctgAGCAGACTATTCATATTAAACGTGTCCCGAAGGAGCAAAAACCAACTACGTTGCCTGAACCCAAGACCCGGTCATTACAGTCTGCACCCCCGAGTTTTAGGAACAGAGTGAAACCTATTCAACCAGCTAATAGAGTCGTCAGCAATAGAGCACGGGCATTATCAGCGCCATCGACCCTTGATGCGGCAGACCAAGACGATCTCTCTGAATATGAAGAACCAGAAGACTCAAAGTACCGGTCTGGAACAGTGAAGGAACAATTGTCACCGGTTCCCCAACCTCTTCCTCTCCCGTCACCCCAGGTTGCTGCTGCACTGAGGACTACAGGAAGTTTTAAGTCTGTGACTAATAGCGGCTCTCTCTATGCTTCTGGACCATTGCCACTGCCTCCTACAGCAGCACTACCAACTGGAACACTACCTGCCGGAACACTACGGAACtttttgtatgaagaaatagcaTCAGCTTGTCACAACTTTTCTTCAGACCAATGCTTGTCGGAAGGCCTTTCGTCTATTATATATAAGGCTTCCTTTGGAGATGATTCATCGAGCTCAAAGAAGTTTGAAGCTACTGTTACTCGCCTTCACCCGTCCACTCAG ggTTTAAAGGAGTTCATAAATGAGATAAACACCCTTGCGACTTTGCAACATCCAAACCTTTGTAAATTGCTTGGCTTCCATGCACGTGAGGGCTCGGAACAGAAAATGTTGGTGTATGAGAGGCTCAATCATGGAAGTTTAGACCGGCTTTTGTATGGAAGATCAGACAAGCCTCCAATAGACTGGAATACAAGAATGAAAATTGCTTTATGTGCTGCACAAGGTCTTACTTTCTTGCATGAAGAAGGGCCTTTCCAG GCGATGTACTATGAATTTTCAACCGCCAACGTACAGATTGATAAAGATTTTAGTGCAAAGCTTTCAGGATATGGTTGTGTCGGCCAAATTCCGGAGGCAGAGATCTCTACTAATTCCGTT GCTGTGGCAAATCTATCAATGGAGACACTCGAGAGAGGAATGCTCACTCCAAAAAGCAACGTCTGGAGTTTCGGGATTCTTCTTCTGGAACTACTCACTGGCCGGAGGAATTTAGACAGCCGTCATTCTAAGGAAGAAAGAAATTTAGTTAAGTGGAGCCGGCCTTTCTTAGCTGATGATTGCCGACTTTCACTAATCATGGATCCTCAGCTGAAAGGCCGCTTCCCATCCCAAGCAGCCAGAAGGGTGGCAGACATTGCACAGAAATGCCTTCAGAAGGACCCATCAGAAAGACCTACCATGAGAACCGTAGTTGAGCATCTCAAGATCATACAAGACATGAAGCACTCGTGCAGGTTTCCATTGCAAGAGCCAGCATTTGCCGGAAAACACATGTCAAGATCACCCAGCCTTAACGGAATTCTTACCCCTGCACCTCGGTTAAGTTTCTCTCCTTCACCACCATCAGCCGCCCGTCCATCCATTTCACCTACCAGACGACCTGCCCTACTAATGTCTCTTCCTCCGCGTGCTTGCTCCTCCACCCTCACCTTTGAGGAGTTAGACCGGCAGGAAAGCCGGAAATCATCATCATCGACTCTTCCTAGGGCTAGTGTTGAGGGATTTTGA
- the LOC126618264 gene encoding uncharacterized protein LOC126618264: protein MGQRLVKSTRCRQADPPLQRRSSFFIMQAEEQQAFKINVQAKCKNFDFKFKSTQIVPAWKLHRISISLKLRKFFLRVNSESTVHQTKKNPEFVASISRRQHHPQQQKQSLKSKLSIFKKLSVHRSKKPRCPEAESTVNRLKQFAYEVNKTEPM, encoded by the exons ATGGGACAACGGCTAGTAAAATCTACGAGATGTCGCCAAGCAGATCCACCTCTTCAGCGCCGCTCGTCTTTCTTCATCATGCAAGCAGAGGAGCAGCAAGCATTCAAAATCAACGTTCAAGCCAAATGCAAGAACTTCGATTTCAAATTTAAATCGACACAAATCGTGCCCGCTTGGAAGCTCCACCGAATCTCGATTTCCCTCAAGCTTCGCAAATTTTTTCTCAGAGTGAATTCAGAATCCACAGTTCATCAAACAAAAAAGAATCCGGAATTCGTTGCATCAATTTCTCGGCGGCAGCATCATCCGCAGCAGCAGAAACAATCCTTGAAATCCAAACTCAGTATTTTCAAGAAATTAAGTGTTCACCGCTCTAAGAAGCCTCGGTGCCCAGAAGCTGAATCCACTGTAAATCGACTGAAACAGTTTGCTTATGAG GTCAACAAGACTGAACCTATGTAA
- the LOC126619920 gene encoding RING-H2 finger protein ATL74-like, whose amino-acid sequence MHRHLLGTEVNTAAPLSNGNRAADSYVSEAKFDTNMVIILAALLCALICALGLNSFVRCALRCSHRFALETPEQAAAQLAATGLKKRHLRQIPIAVYGSGVNIPATECPICLAEFEDGEKVRVLPKCHHGFHVRCIDTWLLSHSSCPNCRHSLLSTSSAAPAAAAVAAADSTQEANAAAEGSSAAATNESIQQGGRVVVVVEQGT is encoded by the coding sequence ATGCATCGACATCTCCTCGGAACAGAGGTTAACACGGCGGCGCCGTTGTCCAATGGAAACAGAGCCGCCGATTCGTACGTTAGCGAGGCCAAGTTCGACACCAACATGGTGATCATATTGGCTGCCTTATTGTGTGCTTTGATATGCGCACTTGGTCTCAATTCGTTCGTCCGCTGCGCCCTCCGCTGCAGCCACAGGTTCGCTCTCGAGACGCCGGAGCAGGCGGCTGCGCAGTTGGCCGCCACCGGCTTGAAGAAGAGGCATTTAAGGCAAATCCCAATTGCGGTGTACGGCTCCGGCGTGAATATTCCGGCCACCGAATGCCCCATCTGTCTTGCGGAGTTCGAAGACGGAGAAAAAGTTCGAGTCTTGCCGAAATGCCATCACGGATTCCACGTGAGGTGCATAGACACGTGGCTTTTGTCGCACTCGTCGTGCCCGAATTGTCGGCATTCGCTGCTGAGTACTAGTTCTGCTGCCCCGGCCGCCGCTGCTGTTGCGGCTGCAGATTCAACTCAAGAAGCTAATGCGGCGGCGGAGGGGTCATCGGCAGCCGCCACCAACGAGTCCATCCAGCAAGGTGGCAGAGTAGTCGTAGTGGTTGAGCAGGGGACTTAA
- the LOC126619925 gene encoding non-specific lipid-transfer protein 3-like has translation MASSGQLLKLACLVVVMFCMVAGAPKAEAAVTCGQVVNSLVPCLSYVTNGGALNPACCNGVKTLYNLAQTTPDRQNVCNCLKQAINGIPYTNTNAGLAAGLPARCGVNIPYKISPSTDCKSVK, from the exons ATGGCTAGCTCTGGACAGCTCCTTAAGCTTGCATGCTTGGTGGTGGTGATGTTCTGCATGGTGGCTGGTGCCCCCAAAGCCGAGGCAGCTGTGACATGCGGTCAGGTGGTGAACAGCCTGGTTCCATGCCTTAGCTACGTGACGAACGGCGGGGCACTGAACCCCGCTTGCTGCAACGGGGTGAAGACCCTCTACAACCTGGCTCAAACCACCCCTGACCGCCAGAACGTCTGCAACtgcttgaagcaagcaatcaaTGGAATACCTTACACCAATACCAACGCTGGCCTTGCTGCTGGCCTTCCTGCCAGGTGTGGTGTCAACattccgtacaagatcagcccCTCTACTGACTGCAAAAG TGTGAAGTGA